TGCCGCGGCGCCCTTCGCCGACCGGGACGCCCGGACCGAGCGCTTCGCTCCCCCGCCGGGCGCGCCCCTCGACGACCCGACGGGCACGTCGGCGACCGCCGAACCGACCGTCGCGGGCCGCGAGCCCGCGCGACGCCGCGGCGCCCGCGCCCTCAGCATCGCCGTCGTCTCCGTGCTCATCGCCGCGGCCGCCGTGGTCGGCGTCGTGACCTTCCAGTCCTTCTCGGACCGCGACACCAACTACCCGTCCGTCCCCGGACCCCTCGGCGCCAGCCTCGAGGAGCTGCAGAAGAGCGTGGAGGACGCCCCGTGATCCGCACATCGACCCACTCCGCCGGCGCACCCGGCCGTCGCTCCCTCCGCGGCCGCGCCGCCGTGGGCCTCGCGACCGCCACCACCGCCCTGCTCCTGCTGGCCGGCTGCGCCGGTCCGTCGACCCCCGCCGACCGCGCGCTCGACGACCTGCAGCAGCGCACGCTCGCGGTCACCGAGTCATCGAAGGACGGCGACTACGCCAAGGCGCTCGCGCAGCTCGAGGAGCTGCGCGGCGCGGTCGAGGCGGACCTCGCCGCCGGGACCGTCGACCAGGCCCGGCACGACGAGGTCATCGCGCGGATCGACGCGGTGAAGGCGCAGCTCGAGGCGGCCCGCGACGCGGCCGGCTCCACGCCGACGCCCACGCCCACCCCGACGCCGACCCCGAGCAGCTCCCCCACGCCCTCGCGCACGCCGGCGCCGTCCCCCACGCCCACGCCCAGCCCGACCCCCACGCCGACGAAGTCGCCCGCGCCGACGCCGAGCCCGGCGCCGACGCCCGGCCAGGGCGGCGGGAACGGCAACGGGAACGGGAACGGCGGATCCGGCAACGGCGGCGGGAACGGGAACGGCGGGTCCGGGAGCAACGGGTCGGGGAACGGATCCGGCAACGGGAACGGGAACGCCGACGGCTGAGCCGGAGCGCGCTCCCGCTCGGCCCGTGCCCGGGTGAGCGGATGCGCGTCCGTGGCGATCGGCGGCTCCGCCAGCGGAGATCCGGATGCCGACTACCGGCTACCCGCTAGCGGCTTCTCCGCCCCGTGCGCGACGGCTCCGACGCGACGGTTCCGGTGCGGAACCCCTCGGTCGGGTCAGGCGCCGAGCACGCGGTCGGCTTCGGCGCGCGCCCAGCGCTCCGCCTCCGCGAGCGACTCGCGCGTGAGCGCCCCCGAGGCGGGCGCGTGGGCGTCGACGACGCGGCGGATGGTGTCGACGATGTCGAGGAAGCCGGCGCGACCCGCGTGGAAGGCCTGCACGGCCTGCTCGTTCGCGGCGTTGTAGACGGCCGGGTAGGTGGATCCGGCCGCGCCGACCTGCTTGGCCAGGAGGACGGCGGGGAACGCCTCGTCGTCGAGCGGCTCGAAGGTCCAGGTGGCCGCCTTCGTCCAGTCGATGGGGACGCCGACGTCGTGCATGCGGTGCGGCCAGTTCAGGCCCAGCGCGATGGGGAGCCGCATGTCCGGCGGCGAGGCCTGCGCGAGGGTGGACCCGTCGATGAACTCGACCATGGAGTGCACGAGCGACTGCGGGTGCACGACCACGTCGATGCGGTCGTACGGCACGTCGAAGAGCAGGTGCGCCTCGATGACCTCGAGGCCCTTGTTGACGAGCGTCGAGGAGTTCGTCGTGATGACGAGGCCCATGTCCCACGTGGGGTGGGCGAGCGCCTCGCGCGGCGTGACGTGCTCGAGCTCCGCGCGGGTGCGGCCGCGGAACGGCCCGCCCGACGCGGTGACCACGAGGCGGCGCACCTCCTCGGCCGTGCCGCCGCGGAGGGCCTGCGCGATGGCCGAGTGCTCGGAGTCGACGGGGACGAGCTGGCCGGGCGCCGCGAGGGACCGCACCAGCTCGCCGCCGACGATGAGCGACTCCTTGTTGGCGAGGGCGAGCGTGCGGCCCTCCTCCAGCGCGGCGAGCGTGGGGCCGAGCCCCACGGATCCGGTGATGCCGTTGAGCACCACGTCCGCGTCGACCGAGCGGATGAGCTGCTCGGCCTCGTCGGCGCCGAGCGCCGTGTGCTCCACGCCGGCGACGCGCGCCTGCTCGGCGAGCGCCTCGCGCTTGCTGCCGGCGCCGAGCCCGACCACCTCGAAGAGCTCCGGGTGGCGCGCGATGACCTCGAGGGCCTGCACGCCGATGGACCCGGTGGATCCGAGGACGATGACGCGGCGCACGGCTGCTCCTACTGGGCCGGGGCGGACTGGGTGCCGAGGATGTCGACGACGAACACGATCGTGTCGGTGCCGCCGATGTCGTCGCCCTGGCCCTTGTCGCCGTAGCCGTCGGCGGGCGGGATGACCGCGATGACCTGCGAGCCGACCTTCTGGCCCACGAGCGCCTTCGAGAAGCCCGGGATGACGCCGCTCGTCGGGAATGAGACGGGCTTGCCGCCCTTCTCCCAGCTCGAGTCGAAGACCTTCTTGGTGTTCCAGTTGATGCCCGTGTACTGCACGGTGACGTTCGCGCCGTCGGTGACCGTCTCGCCGTCGCCGACCTTGAGGTCGGCGATCTTGGTCTCGGTCGGCGGCGCCGCGTCGGGGATCGTGATGGTGGGGGCGCCGTCGTCGCCGAGCGACACCGCGGGGAAGCCCTCGGGCGCGGGCTGGTCGGCGCCGTCGGCGCGCGTGGGCACCTGGCTCAGCACGTCGACCACGATGACGATGGGGTCGTCGGCGCCGAGGCCGAGCTGCGAGGACTGCTCGGCGGCGAAGCCGTCGGCGGCCGGGACGACGGCGACGATGCGCGAGCCGACCGTGGTGCACTCGACGGCGCGGACGACGCCAGGGACGAGCGCGCTGTCGTCGAGGCTCGCGGGCAGCGGGGCGTCCGCGTTGTAGGCGAGCTGCGAGATGGCCTCGCCGGACGTGCCGTTGTAGGCGGCGAGCGCGATGTTGGCGGTGGCGCCCGCGCCGACCTCGGCGCCGTCGCCCTCGGTGACCACCGTGCGCTCGGTCGTGTCGACCTTCAGCGGTCCGTCGACCGTGACCTCGGGGGCGGTGCCGAAGTCGCCGGAGACCTTGACTGACTTCGACGCCTCGCCCGAGGGCGTGTCGATGCAGGAGGCGCCCGCGGTGCGCGCGCCGGCCGTCGGGCTGGCGGACGGGTCGGCGTCCGGCGTGCCGCTGCCGGAGCAGGCGGACAGCGCCAGGACGGCGGCCGCGGCCAGGGTGAGGGGGATGCGTCGCTTCACGGGAGTCGCTTTCATCGGCGCGGCGGACGCACCAGGTTTGTGGGAGGGACCGGGACAGTCTGCCCGACGTGGCCGGGGACGCGCTGACAGGCTCCGGGCGGGGCGGGGCGCGGCGGGCGGTGCGCGGGGATCGCGACCGCGGGTCAGGCGGCGGCGACCACGGTGCTCGGCTCGTGGTGCACGGGGAAGGCCACGCTCGCGGCGATGAAGCAGCGCTCGGACGCGCCCTGGTGCAGCGAGGTGGCCAGCTCGACGTGCGCCGGATCCCGCACCGTGACGACGGGCCGCAGCGTGACCTCGACGAAGTGCCCGCCCCCGTCGTCGGTCTGCCGCATGGTGCCGGTGGGCGCGTCGCTGTAGCCGACCACGACGACGCCG
This is a stretch of genomic DNA from Clavibacter zhangzhiyongii. It encodes these proteins:
- a CDS encoding 1-deoxy-D-xylulose-5-phosphate reductoisomerase is translated as MRRVIVLGSTGSIGVQALEVIARHPELFEVVGLGAGSKREALAEQARVAGVEHTALGADEAEQLIRSVDADVVLNGITGSVGLGPTLAALEEGRTLALANKESLIVGGELVRSLAAPGQLVPVDSEHSAIAQALRGGTAEEVRRLVVTASGGPFRGRTRAELEHVTPREALAHPTWDMGLVITTNSSTLVNKGLEVIEAHLLFDVPYDRIDVVVHPQSLVHSMVEFIDGSTLAQASPPDMRLPIALGLNWPHRMHDVGVPIDWTKAATWTFEPLDDEAFPAVLLAKQVGAAGSTYPAVYNAANEQAVQAFHAGRAGFLDIVDTIRRVVDAHAPASGALTRESLAEAERWARAEADRVLGA
- a CDS encoding FKBP-type peptidyl-prolyl cis-trans isomerase, producing the protein MKRRIPLTLAAAAVLALSACSGSGTPDADPSASPTAGARTAGASCIDTPSGEASKSVKVSGDFGTAPEVTVDGPLKVDTTERTVVTEGDGAEVGAGATANIALAAYNGTSGEAISQLAYNADAPLPASLDDSALVPGVVRAVECTTVGSRIVAVVPAADGFAAEQSSQLGLGADDPIVIVVDVLSQVPTRADGADQPAPEGFPAVSLGDDGAPTITIPDAAPPTETKIADLKVGDGETVTDGANVTVQYTGINWNTKKVFDSSWEKGGKPVSFPTSGVIPGFSKALVGQKVGSQVIAVIPPADGYGDKGQGDDIGGTDTIVFVVDILGTQSAPAQ